The following proteins are encoded in a genomic region of Pseudorca crassidens isolate mPseCra1 chromosome 1, mPseCra1.hap1, whole genome shotgun sequence:
- the DTD2 gene encoding D-aminoacyl-tRNA deacylase 2 isoform X3: protein MLGLLVQRGLVIYLCFFKGADKELLPKMVNTLLNVKLSETENGKRVSVLDLPGNILIIPQATLGGRVKGRSMQYHSNSGKEEGLELYSQFVTLCKKELAANSKCAEAGVVVEHGTYGNRQVLKLDTNGPYTHLIEF, encoded by the exons GTCCAGAGAGGATTAGTGATCTACCTGTGCTTTTTCAAGGGAGCTGATAAAGAGCTTCTTCCCAAAATGG TTAATACACTGTTAAATGTGAAATTAAGTGAAACAGAAAATGGCAAGCGTGTCTCTGTATTGGATCTACCTGGCAACATTCTTATCATCCCTCAAGCCACCCTTGGGGGGAGAGTAAAAGGAAGAAGCATGCAGTATCACTCTAACTCTGGAAAAGAAGAGGGGTTAGAACTTTATTCCCAATTTGTGACTCTCTGTAAAAAAGAATTAGCTGCTAACAGCAAGTGTGCTGAAGCTGGGGTTGTGGTGGAACATGGCACTTACGGCAACAGGCAGGTGTTAAAGCTCGATACCAATGGACCATACACACACCTaattgagttttga